In Deltaproteobacteria bacterium, the genomic stretch CACCCCTCGACCGGCGCGTGGTGTGACGATCGCGCGTCGTGACCACCGACAGCCTCGACCGAGCGCGGCCACGCGGTCCAGCCCGGTGGTCCATCCCCGGGTCGGCGCTTGCAGCCTGCAACGCAGGGCGACGCACGGCGAGTGCCCTCGCCGCGACGATGGCCTCGCGGGCCGCCTGCTACGATGCGCGCGGAGGTTCGTGCATGGGTTGGCTATCGCGATTGTTCAGTGGTGAGGATGCCGAGACCCGCGAGGCGCGCAGGCGCATGGCGGTCGACATGCAGGATCCCCGGAAGACCTTCGTGTGGGGCGTCGTGTCGATCTCCTACGAGCTCGATCCCGCGTATCTGCCCGCGCACGCGAACACCGCGATCCGCGAGTGGTACGGGGTCCGCAGCGCCGACGACATCCTGCGCTGGACAGCCGCCGACTTCACCGCCAACGCGCATCCTGGCTACAACCAGTACCGCCTGTGCTTCCTGGCGCGTGCGGGCTACGGCGCGGGCGTGCTCGACGAGGCGACCTCGTGGTCACTCGCGATCCCTCACGCGGCGGTGTTGCAGCAGCACTACCCCGATTGGCTCGCGTACGGGCACGGCTACCTCGAGGGCCACCTCTCGTACCGTGCCGGTGAGGGTGACGATGCGGCGAAGCTGGCGGAGATCCGCAAGCGCACCGAGGAGCGCATCGCCCTGCGACAGCGCACCGTGTGGTGCGCGATCCCGTGGCACACGCCGATGTCGTGACCTCGTCGATTACGTTCGATGAGGCAGGCGAGCCCGCAGCGGCGGCGGAATGGCCGAGTCGACCGCTGCCTACTGTCGGACCCGGCGCACCAGCACCGCGCCGACGCTCGGGTCGACGACCTCGACGTAGTGCTCGAGCGCCGAGCGCACGTCGAAGGCCACCAGGTCGCCCTTGGCGGCGACGCGGATCTGCGCACGCGCACAACCGCCGCAGCCGATCAGGCCCAAGCCACTGTCCCAGGGACGCTCGCCGTCATGCCCCCGCGATAGCGCGACCAGGCCAGCGGTGTGGATGCGCCACTGCAGCGCGCCGCTGTCGCGGTCGAGCGCGATGAGCTCGCGATCGAGCGCAACGATGACGCTGGCGCCGATTTCGAACACGTGCGCGTCGGGCATGGTTCCAGTGGCGTACCAGTCGATCTCGGCGCCATACAGCGGACGATTGCCGCCCAGACGCGGGGCCTGCCGCGGTCCCACCGGCGCGGTCCACCGCACGCGCCCGGCGTGGCTCGCCTCGAGCGGCCAGCGATCGGCCGCACGCGCGCCGCGATTGCCCTTCGCGGCCCCGCGCGTGACGAAGCGGTAGCTGTTGTGCCCGTTGATGACGTGAGACTGCGGGCTCACGCCGAACACCTCGGGCTCGGGCTCGAGCGCGGCCAGCTCGCCGGGCAGCACTCGGGTCGCGTGCACGCGCGCGTCGGCATCGAACGCGTCGACCGCGAGCACACTGCGACCGGCGACACGCTGCTTGCTATAGACCAGAAGGCCCGTGCCGGCCGCGCAGCTGATCTGCGGCGGCGCTTCGAGCGTGCCCGCGAGCGCGCGCGTGCGCGTGGCCAAGGTCTCGCCGCGCCGCCCATCGAGCTGCCACACCCCGTACTCGGAGTCCCCGATCGCACCGTAGGCCACGAACACCGAGGACCCGCACTCGAAGATCCTCGGCTCGACGGCGTCGTTCACCGCGAGTGTTGCCCGCCAGCCGTGATCTCCGTCGCGGCGGGCTTCGAGGCGCGAGGCATCGACGCACGCGACTGCGAACGGCGGGACGCCGCCGACTGCATCGGGCACGCCGCAGCCGCCGTAGCACTGCGCGCGCAGCTCCTCGTTCTCGACCCAGACCCAGGCCTCCGTGCTCTCGGCCAGCACGGGCAGGATCGGCGGCAGCGGGGCGCGCCCCTCCTCGGTGTGCTCGTCGATCGATTGCCGGGCGTCGAGCAGCGCGTCGTCGACCAACGGCGCGCTGCTGGTGCACGACGGCACCCCACTGGTGACAGCCAGTACGAACGCAATGCGGGCAGCGGTCGAGGTGGGCAAGGCCGATGGGGGACAGCCGTTCGGTCGCGAAGTTCCGCGCGCCACACACGGTGCAGCGCCTTTCGTCGCGAACGAACCGCACGTCCGCGATCACCCCTGCGCGGGCACGATCGGCACGTCGTCCGTCTTCGCCGCCTTGTGCCGGTGGTCCTTCGCGATCAGCACATACACCGACGGCACCACGAACAGCGTGAACAAGGTCCCGATCGTCATGCCGCCGACGAGCACCAGGCCGATCGAGTTGCGGGCGACGGCGCCGGCACCCGTGACCAACGTCAGCGGGAAGTGGCCGACCACCGTCGCCACGGTCGTCATCAACACCGGGCGCAGCCGGGTCGACGCGGCGACCTTGATCGCCTCGAGCTTGCTGAGGCCCTGCTCCTGCTGCGCATTGGCGAACTCGACGATGAGGATGCCGTTCTTCGCCACGAGGCCGACCAGCGTGACCAGCCCGACCTGCGAGTAGATGTTGAGCGTCGTGGTCCAGCCGTCGGTCAGCGGGAAGTCCATGCCCGGCGGGCCCGCGAACTTGAGGAACGTGAAGCACAGCGCGCCGAACATCGCCAGCGGCACCGAGCCCGCCAAGATCACGAACGGATCGCGGAACGAGTTGAACTGCGCCGCGAGCACCAAGAAGATGAGCAACACCGCGAGGCCCATCGCCGGCAGGAACTTGCCGCCCTCTTGCCGGAGCTGGCGCGACTCGCCGGTGTAGTCGATGCGATAGCCCGGCGGCAGGATGCGCGTCGCCGCGTCCTCGAGGGTCCTCAGCGCACCGTCGAGGGACTGCGTCGCGATGCCGGACAGCTTGATCGCGTTGAGCTGCTGGAACCGCGCGAGCGTGCGTGGCTCGACGCCGTCCTCGAGCGACGCGACCGCCGACAGCGGCATCAACGTGCCATTCGGACCCGTGATGTGGATCTGCGTGAGCTGCTCGGGCGTGAGCCGCGACATCCGCTCGACCTGCGGGATCACCTTGTACGCGCGGCCCGCGAGATCGAAGCGGTTGACGAAGTTGCCGCCCATCATCGCCGCGATGTCGGCACCGACCTGCTGCATGCTGAGGCCCATCGTCGCGACCTTCTCGCGGTCGATCGCGATGCGAGCGTTGGCCTGGTCGATGCGCACGTCGGTGATCGGCGGGAACGCGAACTGCCCGCTGTTCGCCGCCTCCTGCACCAGCTGCTCGGCAAATCGCAGCAGCTCTTCGTGGCTCGCGGTGGACGCGATCACGAACTCGACCGGGAAGAAGCCCGAGCTCGGCAACGCCGACGGCAGGAACACCGGCGCGCGGATGCCCGTGAGCCCCGCGAGCTTCTCGTTGACCTCGTGCTGGATCGGGAAGATCGAGCGATCGCGCTCCTCCCACGGCTTGATGATGAGCCCGCCGAAGCCACCGCTCGCAAACGAGATCTGGAAGCTGTGATCGTACTCGGGTGTGTTCTCGAAGATCTCGCCGACCTGGCCGGTGTAGTGCGTGACCTGCTCGAGCGTGGCGTTGGCCGGCACGTCGAGCGCACCGAAGATCACGCCTTGATCCTCGTTGGGCGCGAGCTCGCCGGGCGAGAACATGTACATCGGCACGGTGAGCAGCGAGAGCGTGATCCACACCGAGTAGACCAGGCCCCGCGAACGCAGCGTGCCCGCGAGCATCCGCGAATACGTGCGCCGCACCGCCTCGAAGGTGCGATCGATCGTGCGCGCGAGCCACCCCTGCGAGTGCTCCGCCTTCAGCAGGTTCGCCGCCATCATCGGCGACAACGTCAGCGCGACGACCCCCGAGATGACCACGGCGCCCGCGAGCGTGAACGCGAACTCGCGGAAGAGCGCCCCGGTCAGACCGCCCTGGAAGCCGATCGGGGCGTACACCGCCGCCAGCGTGATCGTCATCGAGATGACCGGACCCACCAGCTCGCGTGCACCCACGAACGCGGCCTCGCGCGGCGTCTTGCCCTCGCGGATGTTGCGTTCGACGTTCTCGACCACGACGATCGCGTCGTCGACCACCAGACCCACCGCCAGCACGATCGCGAGCAGCGTGAGCAGGTTGAGCGTGAAGCCCAGCACCATCATGAGGAACACCGCGCCGACCAGCGACACGGGGATCGCCACCAGCGGCACGAGCACGGTGCGGAACGACCCGAGGAACAGGAAGATCACCACCACGACGATGAGCACCGTCTCGGTGAGCGTGGTGACGACCTCGTCGATCGCGGATTGGATGTACTTGGTCGAGTCGAAGGCGATCGACGCCTCCATGCCCGTGGGCAACTCGGCCTGGATCTGCGCCATCTCGTCGCGCACCGCTGCGATCACGTCGAGCGAATTGGCGTTGGGCAGCACGTAGACGCCCATGAACGCCGCCGTCTCACCCGAGAAGCGCACGTCGGTCTCGTAGTTGTCTGCGCCCATCGCGACGTCCGCGATGTCCTCGAGCCGCACCACCGCGTCGCCCGAGCGGCGCACGATGATGCGCTTGAACTCGTCGACCGTGGCGACGTCGGTGGCCGCGGTGAGGTTGACCTGCACGAGCGCGCCCTTGGTCTGGCCCACCGCCGCGAGGTAGTTGTTGGTCGCCAGCGCCGAGCGAACCATCGCCGGGCTCACGCCGAGCGCCGCCATGCGATCGGGCTGCAGCCACGCCCGCAGCGCGAACGTGCGACCGCCCTCGATCTCGGCCCGCTGCACGCCACCGAGCGCCGTGAGCCGCGGCTGCACCACGCGCAGCAGGTAGTCGGTGACCTGGTTCTGCTCGAGGATCGTCGAGCCGAACGTCAGGTACATCGCGGCGATGCGGCCGTCGGACGGCTCGATCGCGATCGACGGCACCTCGGCCTCGGGCGGGAGATCGGCGCGCACCTGGTTCACGCGCGCGCTGATGTCGGCGAGCGCATCCGAGGCATTGTGGTTGAGCTCGAGCCGAACGTTGATCGTCGACAGGCCCTGCACGCTCTGCGACTCGATGAAATCGATGCCGTCGGCCGCCGCGATCGAACGTTCGAGTGGCGATGTGATGAAGCCGCGCACGAGCTCGGCGTCGGCGCCCACATACGCGGTGCGCACCACCACGGTGGCGCTCTCGAGCTTGGGGTACTGCCGGACGTTGAGCGAGCGGATCGCCTGCAGCCCCGCGATGATGATCACGAGGTTGACGACGATCGCCAGCACCGGCCGCCGGATGAAGATGTCGGTGAAGCCCATGGCGACCTCAGCGGTTCTCCGGCCGCGGCTCGAGCGACGCCGTCAACGCCTTGGCGTTGTCGATGTAGATCGCCGCATTGTTGCGTAGCTTGAACGCACCCTCGGTGACGACCTCTTGGCCCGCGGTGACGCCCTCGAGGATCGCCACGTAGTCGCCGCGGCGCTCACCGAGCCGCACGAACTGCTGCCGAGCGATCATCACGGTCTGGCCGTCGGGGCCCGTGGCGCTCGCCGCCGGCGACGGATCCTCGCCTTCGGCCGGCGGAGGCACCGGCTCGACGATGAACACCGAGTCGCCATACGTCGCGTAGACGATTGCGGTGGCGGGCACGGCGACGACATCGACCTGCTCGTTCTGCAGCAGCGCGACGTTGACGAACATGCCCGGGTGGAAGTCGTCGTCGGCGTTGCTGATCGTCGCGCGGACCTTGGTGGTGCGCGTGGTGGCATCGACCGTGGGATCGATCGCCACGATCTCGCCGGTGCCGATGAAATCGGGCCGCCCGGTGATCGTGACGCGGACCTTCATGTCGAGCGCGACCTCGGTCTGCTGCGGCAGATCGAAATCGACATAGACGCCCTCGACCGACTCGAGCGTGGTGACCACGGTGCCGGGGTTGAGATACTGGCCGATGTCGACCTCACGAATGCCGAGGCGGCCGGAGAACGGCGCGCGGATGGTCTTTCGCGCGATCTGGGCGCGGAGCACCTCGACCTCGGCGGTGGCCGACTCGGCCGCGCTCTCGTCGGCGTCGATCTGCGCCTGCGACTCGGCGCCCGACCCCGCGAGCGCCCGCGCGCGCTTCGCGGTGGTCAGCGCCAGGTTGCGCCTCACCTGTGCCGACGACAGCTGCGCCTTCTCGACGCGCGCGTCGAGCTGCAGCAGGATCGCGCCCTTCTCGACCGTCGCACCCGACGTGAACTGGATCGCCGACACGACGCCGGCGACCTCGGTGCTGATCGCCACGCCCTTGCTCGACGCGACCGTGCCGACCGCCGGGATGCTCGCCTCCCAGCGCTGATCGCCGGCGACCGCGGTGCTCACCGCCTCCGGCGGCGGCCCGGACACGGCCATCGCGTCGCCCATCGCGATCAGCGAGGCGATCTGCTCGTACTTGACGAAGACCAGCCCGCCGATGACCGCCGCCAAACCAAGGATCGTGAAGAGGTAGCGCATGCGTGCCGCGGACCTCTTAGCAAATCGCCCCCCGTTGTCGTGGGGTTACTTGGTCACGACTCGATGACGACGCACGAACTCCGGGCCCTCCCGCCCGATCGGCGGGGTCGTGCGCCAGCGCCCGAGGCGCGTGCCTCGCCCCTCGCGGTCGAACGGCACCGTGAGCTCCGCGTGACACCGAAGCGCGGCACGCGGTCGGTGCGGAGTCGCCCCTCGCGCAGCCGTCATCGGCCCTCGAAGCGGTAGGTCCAGCCCCGATCGTGGACCGCCCGCTCCGCGAACGTCGCTCTCGAGACTTCGACCACCTGCCCATCCAGTGCAGCGCTTCCCAGCAGCATCCACCGGCGGGACTGGGACCGGTGCTCTGACGTCGCGAGCTCTCATGTACGTTCGAAACGGTAATACCAATTGTGGCCCCGAGCCACGGCATCGACTTCGAATGCCGCGCGGGAGACCTCGATCACCGTGCCGTCCGAGCACCGGATCTCGATGCCGTCGAAGTCCTCCGATAGCCAGCGTGCCGGGGGATTGCACAGACCGTGATACCGGCACGTACCAATGATTCCCGTGGCGCCGGGCTCGACGTCACGCCAATCTGGATCCCCCTTCCGACGACCGGACACCACCGCGCCCGACGCGTTCTCGAGACGAATGCCGACTGGATAAGCCTCCCACGCCGCGAGGGCACCGAGGCTTCCGAGCAAGAACACGCGACGCTTGAGCTGTCGGTTCATCAGGTGTTTCCAGGTCGCAGAGTAGGCGGAGCAGGCCGGGCGCCGCGCGCAGCGGACATCATTTGCAGTTCCCCTCGCGCAGCCGTCATCGGCCCTCGAAGCGGTAGGTCCAGCCCCGATCGTGGACCGCCCGCTCCGCGAACGTCGCTCTCGAGACTTCGACCACCTGCCCATCGGCAAGCTTGATCTCGAGCCCACTGAACTCCGGCGGAAGATAGCGGTCTGGCGGACTGCAGAGTCCCTCATACCCGTAGCCGCCCAGATCGACGTGTGCCCCAGGCACTGCTTCGATCCAGACGTCTGTTCCCGAGATGCGCGCATGTACGGGCGCGCCGGAAGCATTCGTCACGTAGAATTCGATCGGAATGGGCAGCCATGCCGCGAGGAGTACAGCGCTTCCTACCAGCATCCATCGGCGGGACTGGACGGTTGTTTTCATGTCAATTCCAGATCGCCGATGGAGACGAGGCGCATGACGTCCGCATTCGACGCATGCACGCGAGCATAGAAGTCGCTCGCAGGGGGGTCAGGCTTGAGAAAATACAGCATCATCTCGATCTCGATGGGGGCCGGGGGGTAGTGAGGCGTCTGAGCGTGGGTCGCTTGCCTCAGCGTCGTACTCCCCTTGTGCGTCCACGAAAAGTGCGTGCTGCCGGCGAGCTGCAGCACAGTGTGCCCAAACTCGTGCGCCGACGTGTACTCGAACCGCGCATCAGCATCTGGTTGAGTCGCAAAGGCTCCCGCGTTGTAGAACACGTGCCCGTCGATGATCCCCGTGTTATGCGAGCGCACGTACTCCGGATCATTCGTCCAGTAGATCTCGAAGTCCAGCGTGTTCTCGTCGGCCTGGGTCAGCGCCTCCGCGTGCACGCGCACGGCGTAGCGCTCCCCGTCGATCTCCGGCCCGTCGGCGTGGTTCCGTGACCAGTACTTCTCCACGCCGCCGACGAACAGGCTCGCGTAGCGACTCTTCCCACGTCGCGCATGGTCGTCCATGAACTGGAGGCCGAACCGGATCCAGACATCGGCCTGCTTCTTGGCCTTGTCGATCTCGACCCATAGCCACCTCCGCCAGCGTCCTCGGTTCGCGCGCACGTCGACGTAGCCGATGTCGCCCGTCGCCAACGGATAGTGACGGGCGACGACCATCACCTGGATTCGCGTGCCGACCAGATCCCACGTGGAGTACTTCCCTTGGTCGGTGAAGCCATCCCACGTCCACTCGTGCGTGCCCAGCTGCGTCAGTGGCCCGCGGTCGTGGTGCTCCTCGTGCACGCGCTCGTCGTCGACGAACACGCGAATCGTGACGTTGTCCAAGCCGTAGTCGCCGCCGGCGTAGGCCTTGGCGATGGTGATCGCGAAGCGCGCGCCCGGCTGCAGCGAGGCGGCGCCGGTCTCGGACTCACCGATCACCAGCGGTGCGAGGGCACCCGCGAGCACGCTGACCTCGACGTCGAAGTGGACGCCGTCACTGCGGAGCAGGTTGAGGCCTCCCAAAGCAGTGAGCGTGGTCATCGGCGTCGTTCTCCTCAGCACCCGTGCTCGCGTGCGAGTCGAGCGCGCGTGTCGTCATCGGCCGATCCCGTGGACTCGATTGCGCAGCGCCGCTGGAACCCGGCCAGCGCCGCCGCGACCGCATCGGGCTGCCCCAGCGCAGGCCCGGTGTCGAAGCCGAGGTTGCGCAGTCGTGCCTCCACGCCGACCTCGTCGTGCACCGGGCGCAGTCCGCCGAGGACGAGCTGCCGCTCCTGGCCGCGCCCGTTCGGAGCTTGCACCCACAACGTCGCGTCGCGGGCCTCGGCGGGAACGCGGAATTCGACGTAGCCGTCCGCGCCAGAGGTCGCCTCGTGGCTCGCCGCACCAAGCGCGAGACGGCAGGCGAGCCCGGCCTGCGGCGCCCCACCTTCGTCTTGCAGGCACAGCCGCACCATCGCGAATCGCGAGCACACGATGGTGCCGTACGAGCGGCGGCAGACATCGTCGCCGTAGATCGCCGCGGGCGTCGGCGCGCCCCCGAGCGCGGGCAGGGCGGCGGCGTCGTAGAAGATCACATCGACGCGACGATTGCGGGCCGATGCCCGCCGATCCACGCCAGGGAACTCGGCCGGGTAGGCCTCACCGCACGCGAGGATCGGTGGTTCGCCGAAGCGCAACGTGTCCAGCACCGCGCCGATGGACGCCCACGATTCGCCCAGCTGCTCCGCCAGGTTCTTGCGGTAGCAGTCGAACGCGGCACACCAGTCGTCGGCGACGAATGGGCCCTCGATGGCGAGGTGCCCGCCGTGCCGTGCATTGTAGCTCGCGCGAAACCGGTGCATCGCGGCCTGGGTCTGCTCGCCGAGATCGTTGTCGATCTCGCCGGGGTCACAGTTCATGCCCATCACGACGTGCGCCCACTGCAGGAACGCCTGCCAGTCGGCGACGCACTGGTGCTCGACTGCGAGCGCCGACCAGGCAGCGCGCTCGCCGGCGAGGAAGAGATGTACCGTCTGCGCACGGCGTTGCGAGAGGCCGACGTTGCTCGCGGCCGTGCCCACGCTGTCGGCGTGACCCACCACGCACGCACGCTGCCCGGGGTGCGCCCGCGCGTGCTCCACCACCTCACGAATCGCGTCGATGCCGGTGAGATGGTGATAGTTCACGTCGGCGCTCGGGCCATCGATTCGCGTGGGCACGAAGGTCTCGCGGTCGGACGCGAAGCACAGACCACCGGTATCGAACACGACGATGCTCGGCGTGTCGATCGAAGGATCCGGCAGGTCACTGGGCCGCACGGGCTCGGCGGTGTCGCCCCCCTCCAGCCCCGGCGGTGGCACGGGCGCCACGACACCTTCGCCGTCCATCGTGTCGGCGCCCGCGCCCGCGCCTGCCTGCGCGGACGCGTCGTCGCTCGGCCAGCACACGTCGTCCATCGTCAACGATACCCGCGCGTTGCGACGAATCGGCCGGTAGTCGACCACCGCGCCGCCATAGCGACCTTCGCGGCGCTCGACGTCGATCACACAGTCGTGGTGGGCACGCAGGGGCAACCCGCCCTCATCGACGAGGATGAAGGCGACCCAGCCGGTTTCGTAGGGTTGCTGCGGATCCACCACCAGCGTTCGCAGCGGCACGCTGGGCTCGTCGAAGACGGTCGGCCGCTGCGGCCACGCGCCCGCGAGCCGCCGCGGGTGCTCGTCGAGCCGCAGCAGCCCCCGCGTCAGCAGGGCCGCGAGGGCTGCCACGATCTGGCGATCGCTGTCGTCGGGCGCGAGGCCGAAGCGACGCTGTTGCGCGAGCCGCCGTAGGGTCACGCGGTTGCCCCGCTGCGCGGCGCACAGGCGCTCGAGCAGGTCGCGATACTCGCGACGGACGTGCCACGCACCCGGCACGCCGCCATCGGGCTCGAACAGCTCCCAATCGGCCTCGTGGGACCAGAACGTCGCGATCGCCCGCGTCATCCGAACGAAGAGCGTTCAAGCTGCCTGCTCGCTGGACATCACGCAAGCTGGCCCGCAGGGACAGCTGCTCCGATGGTGAGTGGCCGCGCGGCCATGCACCACCGGTCGCCCACGTCGTTCTCGGTCTGCCCGCGGCTTGACACTCGACTACCACGGTAGTACTAACTCGGTAGTACTCACCTCCGACGCAGGGGCGCACATGGGCCAGGAACACCTCGGGAAGCTGCAACTCGCCATCATGCGCGTGCTCTGGGCGCACGGCGAGTCGACCGTGCAGGACGTGCAGCAGGCGCTCGAGGCCAGCCACGGCCTCGCACTCACGACCATCGCCACGATGCTCAAGAAGATGGAGGCCAAGGGCGTGGTCGAGCACCGCACCGACGGCCGCCGCTTCGTGTACCGGCCATGTGTCACCGAGCAGGGGGTGCGCCGCTCGATGGTGAGCGACCTCGCCGAGCGGCTGTTCGATGGCAGCACCGCGGCGCTGGTCTCCCACCTGCTCGAGGCCCACCAGGTCGATCGCGACGAGCTGCTCGAGCTCAAGCAACGCATCGATGCCGCCGCGCAAGCCGCCGCGGCGAGCAAGGAGAAGCGACGATGATGCTTCAGGCGTTCACCAGCTGGCAGGCGCCGGCGCTCGCGGTCGTGGCATGGCTGGCGACCTTCGTCATCCACAGCACGGTGCTGCTCGCGATCGCGTACCTCGTGCACCGCCGCTTCCAGGCGCGCCCGGAGATCGTCGACGTCGTGTGGAAGACCGCGATCGTCGGCGCGCTCGTGAGCGCGAGCGTCCAGACCGCGCTCGGGGTCGACCCCGCCGGTGGACGGCTCTCGGTCGCGGCTGCGCCGGAGGCCGCCGAGCTCACCACCGATGCGACGCCGCCGGTGGTGCGCCCCAGCGGTACGCTCGCGCCGGCACGCTCCGCCGACATCGCGACCCCCGAGGGCGTCGTGCGAACCACCGCACCGACGCCACCGCGACGCGACGACGATCGCGACGAGGCGATCGGCATCACCGCGCGGGTGCAGCCCTCGGCGCTGCCGCACGCACCGCGTGATCGCGACGACGCGTCGACGACTCCCGTCCGCGCCACCGTGGTCGGCCAGCTGCGCCCGGCCGAGCCCGCGCGCCCGGCCGTCGAGCCGCATTCGCCGGTCACCAGCGCCTGGGCCTGGCTCGCCGCCGCGTGGCTGGTGATCGCCACCGCCGGCCTGCTCGGCCTCGCCCGTGCGTGGTGGCGTCTTCGGCGAGCGCTCTGCACGTGCGTGCCGGCGCCACCCGGCATGATGCAGCTGCTGGCCGAGCTGCAGCGGGGCGAGACGCCGGTGCGGCTGTCGCTGTGCCCACGGATCGCGGTGCCCATCGCCACCGGCGTGTTCACGGCGCACATCGTGGTGCCGCCCCGGGTCTTGCAGCTCTCCCGCGACGCGCAGCGCACCGTGCTCGCCCACGAGCTCGCGCATGTCCGTCGCCGCGATCCCGCGTGGCGCTTGGTGCTCGCGCTGCTCGAGCGGATGCTGTTCGTGCAGCCGCTGCTGCGGGTCGCACGGGCGGGCATCGAGCACAGCGCCGAGTACCTGTGCGATCGCTGGGCGGCCGCGCGCACGCAGGCACCGATCGAGCTCGCGCGGTGCCTGACCGAGATCGCGACCTGGACCCCCGCGGTGCGCATCGGCCTGGCCGCGACGCTGCCGGAGCCGCAATCGATCCTCGGTCGCCGGGTCGTGCGGTTGCTCGAGCCCGCGGCCGTCGCGGCACCGCGCGTGCACTTGCGATCGCTCGCGGCGATGTCGGCGGCAGGGGCTGCGTTGGTGGTGCTCGCACCGACGGTGTCGTCGGCCCGCGATCCTGCGCCCGCACCCGCGCCGTCGTTCGGCGAGCCACCGCCGCTGGTGTTCGTGCGAGCACACGTGCCCGACGCGGCACCGGAGCCGGTCGTGGTGCGCGCGCTCGCGTCGCACGGCGAGGCCGAAGCACAGGGCACGCCGAGCACGGCAAAGCAACGACGCAGCACGCGACGTCGGCTGCGTCGCGCCATCGCGCAAGCCCGTCACGAGCATCGCGACGTGGAGCTCGATGAGCTCGCGCGCGCCCTCGGCACAGCCCCCGGCAACGGCGAGTCGCTCGTGATCGTGCTCGATGAAGGTGGCCTACGGATGCGCGTCGACGCCGAGGCGATCGAAGCCATGCGGCGAGCCGATGCCGAGCTCGCCGGCCTCGACGCCCGCGCCGCGCGGGCCGAGCGAAGCGAACGCATCGAGGCCGCGCACGCACAGGCCGCGCACGCACGCGCACGGGCGGCGTCCCAGCGGCGGCGTGCATTCGAAGACATCGCGCGGGCGCGGGCCCATGCCGAAGCCGCGCGCCACCAAGCGCGGCGCCACCGCGACGCGCCCGCGCCACCTCCTGCTCCTGCGGCCCCCCATGGACCCGGCGCTCCGCCGGCACCACCCGCACCACCCGCACCACCCGCACCACCCGCACCACCCGCGTGGATCGAGGTCGATGCTGCCGAAGCACCGGCATGGTTCGAGCTCGAAGCCCCAGAGGCGCCGGCGTGGATCGAGATGCAAGGGCCCGACTTCGAGATCGATGCCCCGGAGCCGCCGACCTGGATCGAGATCGATGCCCCGGATGCACCGACGTGGCTCGAGGTCGCTGCGCCGGAACCACCCGCGTGTGCCGACGCCCCCGAGGCGCCTGCGCCACCGTCGGCGCCGACCTGAACCCACCCACCATTCGATTGGAGAGTGCCTGATGTCGATCCGCTCGCCCTTGCTCGGACTGGTCGCGATGTGTCTCGTGACCCCGCTCGCCCACGCACGGCCCCGCGTGGCCGCCACGCCGCCCACACCACCGCAGCCACCGGCCGCCGTCGCTGCGCCGACACCTCCGATGCCGCCGTCACCGCCCGCGGGCCTGCACGCGTTCTCGTTCTCGTTC encodes the following:
- a CDS encoding BlaI/MecI/CopY family transcriptional regulator, translated to MGQEHLGKLQLAIMRVLWAHGESTVQDVQQALEASHGLALTTIATMLKKMEAKGVVEHRTDGRRFVYRPCVTEQGVRRSMVSDLAERLFDGSTAALVSHLLEAHQVDRDELLELKQRIDAAAQAAAASKEKRR
- a CDS encoding M56 family metallopeptidase, with protein sequence MMLQAFTSWQAPALAVVAWLATFVIHSTVLLAIAYLVHRRFQARPEIVDVVWKTAIVGALVSASVQTALGVDPAGGRLSVAAAPEAAELTTDATPPVVRPSGTLAPARSADIATPEGVVRTTAPTPPRRDDDRDEAIGITARVQPSALPHAPRDRDDASTTPVRATVVGQLRPAEPARPAVEPHSPVTSAWAWLAAAWLVIATAGLLGLARAWWRLRRALCTCVPAPPGMMQLLAELQRGETPVRLSLCPRIAVPIATGVFTAHIVVPPRVLQLSRDAQRTVLAHELAHVRRRDPAWRLVLALLERMLFVQPLLRVARAGIEHSAEYLCDRWAAARTQAPIELARCLTEIATWTPAVRIGLAATLPEPQSILGRRVVRLLEPAAVAAPRVHLRSLAAMSAAGAALVVLAPTVSSARDPAPAPAPSFGEPPPLVFVRAHVPDAAPEPVVVRALASHGEAEAQGTPSTAKQRRSTRRRLRRAIAQARHEHRDVELDELARALGTAPGNGESLVIVLDEGGLRMRVDAEAIEAMRRADAELAGLDARAARAERSERIEAAHAQAAHARARAASQRRRAFEDIARARAHAEAARHQARRHRDAPAPPPAPAAPHGPGAPPAPPAPPAPPAPPAPPAWIEVDAAEAPAWFELEAPEAPAWIEMQGPDFEIDAPEPPTWIEIDAPDAPTWLEVAAPEPPACADAPEAPAPPSAPT